In Choloepus didactylus isolate mChoDid1 chromosome 6, mChoDid1.pri, whole genome shotgun sequence, one DNA window encodes the following:
- the LOC119536480 gene encoding serum amyloid A protein-like, with amino-acid sequence MKLFTSLMFCSLVLGVSSQSWWSFPREAAQGARDMWRAYSDMREANYKNSDKYFHARGNYDAAQRGPGGKWASKVISDARENLQRFTDFFKFRGSGRGAEDSRADQAANQWGRSGKDPNHFRPAGLPRKY; translated from the exons ATGAAGCTGTTCACCAGTCTCATGTTCTGCTCCTTGGTGCTGGGAGTCAGCAGCCAAAGCTGGTGGTCGTTCCCCAGGGAAGCTGCGCAAG GGGCTAGAGACATGTGGAGAGCCTACTCTGACATGAGGGAAGCCAATTACAAAAATTCGGACAAATACTTCCATGCGCGAGGGAACTATGACGCTGCACAGCGGGGACCTGGGGGCAAATGGGCTTCTAAAGTGATCAG CGATGCCAGGGAGAACCTGCAGAGATTCACAGACTTCTTTAAGTTTAGAGGCAGCGGCCGTGGCGCGGAGGACTCGAGGGCTGACCAGGCTGCCAATCAGTGGGGCCGGAGTGGCAAAGACCCCAATCACTTCCGACCTGCTGGTCTACCTAGGAAGTACTGA